The DNA sequence AAGATCGGTACGGGTTCCAGTGAACATCCTGAAGTGGAGAAAGGCGAACTCTAAAGGCCGGCTGTTGGCCGGGGCAGGTGGTTGGCGCGGCGCGGTGGCGGAGCGATTCCGTCGCCGCGAGTCATGGCGTCGAGGATCGCCATGGCGCTGTGGCCCTGTTCAATGGCGATGCCGAACTGAATGCTTTGCACCAGGCGCTTCAGGCGCTTGGGGTCGTTGCGCTGTTCGGCGCTGATCATCCGTTTGGCGACGATCCGCCCGCCATTGGAGAGGGTCAGCATGATGCTGCCGTCGAGTCCCTGAATGCTCAGGTTGATTTGATAGTCCGGCGCGAAGGCATCGGTAATGATCTGAAAAGGATTGTCCATGATGCGTCACCGCCTGATTGAACGTGCAGTTGTTGACCGGCCTTGATCGGGTTGGTTCG is a window from the Pseudomonas gozinkensis genome containing:
- a CDS encoding DUF3509 domain-containing protein, producing MDNPFQIITDAFAPDYQINLSIQGLDGSIMLTLSNGGRIVAKRMISAEQRNDPKRLKRLVQSIQFGIAIEQGHSAMAILDAMTRGDGIAPPPRRANHLPRPTAGL